A single genomic interval of Streptomyces showdoensis harbors:
- a CDS encoding sensor histidine kinase — MRAHVPGGGRHAEARRRRLRPFGLRTRLVLAFLLVAAVGCGTTAALTYRAARNAILEQTQDTAVTAFRQQVETLNTQLPVNPDGLRTALQSIARQGKPRPWRVYAEYGDLRVSSTDRPESSVLTPELRRRATAIGATHGSFQRVVKDGTPYLTIAVPAVFGNYYRGFPEGRPTGLVLYAVMDLGEEEANIEAMVAAARDGALPALLVALIPALVASRGVLRPVRELRLAAHSMGRGRLDTRIHAKGSDELADLARTFNESAAELERSVTELRNAEARARRFASDVSHELRTPLAGMLAVTEVLDEDAGTLDTDTARAVRLISAETGKLAVLVEDLMEISRFDARAAELHTDEVDVADSVRNTLRNRHWTDPEQIVTELTDGVRASLDPRRFDVVVANLVGNALRHGRPPVTVRVYAEDDRLVTEVADRGPGIPQDVLPHVFDRFYKADAARTRSAGSGLGLAITLENVRLHGGTVVAANRPDGGAVFTVRIPL; from the coding sequence GTGAGAGCCCACGTGCCGGGCGGCGGGCGGCACGCCGAGGCCCGTCGAAGACGCCTGCGCCCCTTCGGGCTGCGCACCCGGCTCGTCCTCGCCTTCCTGCTGGTCGCCGCCGTCGGCTGCGGCACCACCGCCGCCCTCACCTACCGGGCCGCCCGCAACGCGATCCTGGAGCAGACCCAGGACACCGCCGTCACCGCCTTCCGCCAGCAGGTCGAGACCCTCAACACCCAGCTGCCCGTCAACCCCGACGGGCTGCGCACCGCCCTGCAGAGCATCGCCCGGCAGGGCAAGCCGCGGCCCTGGCGGGTGTACGCGGAGTACGGCGACCTGCGCGTCTCCTCCACCGACCGGCCCGAGTCGAGCGTCCTCACCCCCGAACTGCGGCGCAGGGCCACCGCGATCGGCGCCACCCACGGCAGCTTCCAGCGCGTGGTCAAGGACGGCACCCCGTACCTCACCATCGCCGTCCCCGCCGTCTTCGGGAACTACTACCGGGGCTTCCCGGAGGGCAGGCCCACCGGACTCGTCCTGTACGCGGTGATGGACCTCGGCGAGGAGGAGGCCAACATCGAGGCCATGGTCGCCGCCGCCCGCGACGGTGCCCTGCCCGCCCTGCTGGTCGCCCTGATCCCGGCCCTGGTGGCCTCGCGGGGCGTGCTGCGGCCGGTGCGCGAGCTGCGGCTGGCCGCGCACAGCATGGGCCGGGGCCGCCTGGACACCCGGATCCACGCCAAGGGCAGCGACGAACTCGCCGACCTGGCGCGTACGTTCAACGAGTCGGCCGCCGAGCTGGAACGTTCCGTCACGGAGCTGCGGAACGCCGAGGCCCGCGCCCGCCGTTTCGCCTCCGACGTCTCCCACGAGCTGCGCACCCCGCTCGCCGGGATGCTCGCCGTCACCGAGGTGCTCGACGAGGACGCCGGCACCCTCGACACCGACACCGCCCGCGCCGTCCGCCTGATCAGCGCCGAGACGGGCAAACTCGCCGTCCTCGTCGAGGACCTGATGGAGATCTCCCGCTTCGACGCCCGCGCGGCCGAGCTCCACACCGACGAGGTCGACGTGGCCGACTCGGTCCGCAACACCCTCCGGAACCGGCACTGGACCGATCCGGAGCAGATCGTCACCGAGCTCACCGACGGCGTCCGCGCCTCCCTCGACCCGCGCCGCTTCGACGTCGTCGTCGCCAACCTGGTCGGCAACGCGCTGCGGCACGGCCGCCCGCCGGTGACGGTCCGGGTCTACGCCGAGGACGACCGGCTCGTCACCGAGGTCGCCGACCGGGGGCCCGGCATCCCGCAGGACGTCCTCCCGCACGTCTTCGACCGCTTCTACAAGGCCGACGCGGCCCGTACCCGCTCGGCGGGCAGCGGCCTCGGCCTCGCGATCACCCTGGAGAACGTCCGGCTGCACGGTGGTACGGTCGTCGCCGCCAATCGACCCGACGGCGGCGCCGTCTTCACCGTCAGGATCCCGTTGTGA
- a CDS encoding alpha/beta hydrolase, translating into MPSFDSSPTLSVWRMLLALAVVFVFLATTGWTTIRHQSTPGETRESALAAWAHGRVGHRPLPDAAAPARTIASFFASLSPAQRSRLADRYPLVVGNLNGVPVTLRYRANRVSLARTLDAERGRVDDPRLNAEGLHEARRRVDRFRSLMRPGRQILAFDPSGTGRTAEVLGDLDRARRVSVVVPGVDTNLLTFQKTARMYSAPAGMAASLYAAEHRADPRTPTAVIAWADYTAPVGVGIDAAIGRLAENGAVRLVDLTAALPGDAPVSLFCHSYGSVLCGVAAPRLPERVTDVVVAGSPGMRAEHAADLATPARIWAMRDADDWIADVPHLELGGVGHGADPVAPEFGARLLSAAGATGHAGYFEPGTGSLANFAAIGVGAYGELTCAPADSACRRGISGAEAA; encoded by the coding sequence ATGCCTTCCTTCGATTCCTCCCCCACCCTCTCCGTCTGGCGCATGCTGCTCGCGCTGGCCGTGGTGTTCGTGTTCCTCGCGACCACGGGGTGGACCACGATCCGGCATCAGAGCACGCCAGGAGAGACCCGCGAGAGCGCGCTCGCCGCGTGGGCGCACGGCAGGGTCGGGCACCGTCCGCTGCCCGACGCGGCGGCCCCGGCCCGTACGATCGCCTCCTTCTTCGCCTCCCTCTCCCCCGCGCAGCGCTCCCGGCTCGCCGACCGCTACCCGCTCGTCGTCGGCAACCTCAACGGCGTCCCCGTCACCCTCCGCTACCGCGCCAACCGGGTCTCCCTGGCCCGCACGCTCGACGCCGAGCGGGGCAGGGTCGACGACCCGCGGCTGAACGCCGAGGGGCTGCACGAGGCCCGCCGCCGGGTGGACCGCTTCCGGTCGCTGATGCGCCCGGGCCGCCAGATCCTCGCCTTCGACCCGAGCGGTACGGGACGGACCGCGGAGGTCCTCGGCGACCTGGACCGGGCCCGCCGGGTGTCCGTGGTCGTGCCGGGCGTCGACACCAACCTGCTGACCTTCCAGAAGACCGCCCGGATGTACTCGGCGCCCGCCGGCATGGCCGCCTCCCTGTACGCCGCCGAGCACCGCGCCGACCCGCGCACCCCGACCGCCGTCATCGCCTGGGCCGACTACACCGCGCCCGTCGGCGTCGGCATCGACGCGGCCATCGGGCGGCTCGCCGAGAACGGCGCCGTGCGGCTGGTCGACCTGACCGCCGCGCTGCCCGGGGACGCGCCGGTCAGCCTGTTCTGCCACAGCTACGGCTCCGTCCTGTGCGGGGTCGCCGCGCCCCGGCTGCCCGAGCGGGTGACGGACGTGGTGGTCGCGGGCAGCCCCGGCATGCGCGCCGAGCACGCCGCCGACCTGGCCACCCCGGCCCGCATCTGGGCCATGCGGGACGCGGACGACTGGATCGCGGACGTCCCGCACCTGGAGCTCGGCGGGGTGGGCCACGGGGCCGACCCGGTGGCCCCGGAGTTCGGCGCGCGGCTGCTCTCGGCGGCCGGGGCGACCGGCCACGCGGGCTACTTCGAGCCCGGCACGGGGAGCCTCGCGAACTTCGCCGCGATAGGCGTCGGCGCGTACGGCGAGCTGACCTGCGCTCCCGCGGACAGCGCTTGCCGCAGGGGAATCTCCGGTGCCGAAGCCGCCTGA
- a CDS encoding serine hydrolase domain-containing protein, which yields MQTLASIENWPVPTAAAAVVRADGTLAGAHGPTDRRFPLASVTKPLAAYAVLVAYEEGAIDLDEPAGPEGATVRHLLAHTSGLAFDENRVMAAPGARRIYSNTGFEALGDHLAKATDIPFAEYLHQAVLEPLGMTATTLEGSPAKDGVSTVDDLVRFAAEVQAPRLLDARTVLDAMTVTYPGLTGILPGYGHQRPNDWGLGFEIRDGKSPHWTGASSSPRTFGHFGQSGTFLWVDPDAGAACVALTDRPFGAWAVEAWPPFTDAVLAELRGA from the coding sequence CTGCAGACCCTGGCGTCGATCGAGAACTGGCCCGTCCCCACCGCGGCCGCCGCCGTCGTCCGCGCGGACGGCACCCTGGCCGGCGCGCACGGCCCCACCGACCGCCGCTTCCCGCTCGCCTCCGTCACCAAGCCGCTCGCGGCGTACGCCGTCCTCGTCGCGTACGAGGAGGGGGCCATCGACCTCGACGAGCCGGCCGGTCCCGAGGGCGCGACCGTGCGCCATCTGCTCGCCCACACCTCCGGGCTCGCCTTCGACGAGAACCGGGTCATGGCGGCCCCCGGCGCCCGCCGGATCTACTCCAACACCGGCTTCGAGGCGCTCGGCGACCACCTCGCCAAGGCCACCGACATCCCCTTCGCCGAATACCTGCACCAGGCGGTGCTGGAGCCGCTCGGCATGACCGCCACGACCCTGGAGGGCTCGCCCGCCAAGGACGGCGTGTCGACCGTGGACGACCTGGTGCGCTTCGCCGCCGAGGTGCAGGCGCCGCGGCTGCTCGACGCGCGGACCGTGCTGGACGCGATGACCGTGACGTACCCGGGTCTCACCGGCATCCTGCCCGGCTACGGGCACCAGAGGCCGAACGACTGGGGCCTCGGCTTCGAGATCCGCGACGGCAAGTCGCCGCACTGGACCGGCGCCTCCTCCTCGCCCCGCACCTTCGGGCACTTCGGCCAGTCCGGGACCTTCCTGTGGGTCGACCCGGACGCGGGGGCCGCCTGCGTGGCGCTGACCGACCGGCCCTTCGGGGCCTGGGCGGTCGAGGCCTGGCCGCCGTTCACGGACGCGGTCCTCGCGGAGCTGCGCGGCGCCTGA
- a CDS encoding DUF4429 domain-containing protein, whose translation MGDVLAGIHATWQFESDAIVIRFERGIRTPRLFGVLRERRIPHEALASVTLAPGKRGTVVLHAVPRAGADPLVEAAAGQLQEGGDPYRIALPVEREAQAAYYRDELRALLPADATEPTDGFLVAAPEGPQSFKAYDGKASFDGSAEVAFRWSRTGASSEKWRAGDKFYSVQELSGVEWHSPEAPNGCLRLLERDGHGSRAAHPEQDPASVVFGLGYGPVHESLPFAAAVLAAIRGSARVPALPGAARPYDPAGVAERIRHLGELHQAGLVTDEEFSCRKAELLAEL comes from the coding sequence ATGGGTGATGTGCTGGCCGGAATACATGCCACCTGGCAGTTCGAGAGCGACGCCATCGTCATCCGTTTCGAACGGGGGATCCGCACGCCGAGGCTCTTCGGCGTGCTGCGCGAACGGCGCATCCCGCACGAGGCGCTGGCGTCCGTGACGCTGGCCCCGGGCAAGCGGGGCACCGTCGTGCTGCACGCCGTGCCGAGGGCCGGGGCCGATCCACTGGTCGAGGCGGCGGCGGGGCAGTTGCAGGAAGGGGGCGACCCCTACCGGATCGCGCTGCCCGTCGAGCGCGAGGCGCAGGCCGCGTACTACCGCGACGAGCTGCGCGCGCTGCTCCCGGCGGACGCGACGGAGCCGACGGACGGCTTCCTGGTCGCGGCGCCCGAGGGGCCGCAGTCCTTCAAGGCGTACGACGGGAAGGCCAGCTTCGACGGGTCGGCCGAGGTCGCCTTCCGCTGGTCCCGGACCGGGGCGTCCTCCGAGAAGTGGCGGGCGGGCGACAAGTTCTACTCCGTGCAGGAGCTGAGCGGGGTCGAGTGGCACTCGCCGGAGGCCCCGAACGGCTGCCTGCGGCTGCTGGAGCGCGACGGCCACGGGTCCCGCGCGGCCCATCCGGAGCAGGACCCGGCCTCGGTGGTCTTCGGGCTCGGCTACGGGCCGGTGCACGAGTCGCTGCCCTTCGCCGCCGCCGTCCTGGCCGCGATCCGCGGCTCCGCGCGGGTCCCCGCCCTCCCCGGCGCGGCCCGGCCCTACGACCCGGCGGGCGTCGCGGAAAGGATTCGCCACCTCGGGGAGCTGCACCAGGCGGGCCTGGTGACCGACGAGGAGTTCTCCTGCCGCAAGGCGGAGCTGCTCGCCGAGCTGTAG
- a CDS encoding aldo/keto reductase, with the protein MSSSNDRIGTVRLGAGQDGPEIGVQGFGAMGISEFYGDTDEKAARDTLEAALEYGVTLIDTADVYGQGANEEFLAPFVAAHRDELVLATKFGIERRADDPVHRGVRNDRAYVRSSVEASLRRLGVETLDLYYMHRRDPDVPFAESVGAMAELVQEGKVRHLGLSEVTGPELREAYAVHPIAALQSEWSLFSRDVERSAVGAAAELGVTLVPYSPLGRGFLTGAFADASKELSAADFRRGQPRFSGENAARNAALLDPVRTIAEEHGASPAQIALAWVQQRAAVHGLDVVPIPGTRKRSRLRENAAATRITLTADQLAALEPIAARVAGDRYPDMTFTAASREV; encoded by the coding sequence ATGAGCAGCAGCAACGACAGGATCGGCACCGTCCGTCTCGGCGCCGGCCAGGACGGACCGGAGATCGGCGTCCAGGGCTTCGGCGCCATGGGCATCAGCGAGTTCTACGGGGACACCGACGAGAAGGCCGCCCGCGACACCCTCGAAGCGGCCCTGGAGTACGGCGTCACCCTCATCGACACCGCCGACGTCTACGGGCAGGGCGCCAACGAGGAGTTCCTCGCCCCGTTCGTCGCCGCGCACCGCGACGAGCTGGTCCTCGCCACCAAGTTCGGCATCGAGCGCCGGGCCGACGACCCGGTCCACCGGGGCGTCCGCAACGACCGCGCGTACGTCCGGAGCTCCGTGGAGGCGAGCCTGCGCCGCCTGGGCGTCGAGACGCTGGACCTCTACTACATGCACCGCCGCGACCCGGACGTCCCGTTCGCCGAGTCCGTCGGCGCGATGGCCGAGCTCGTCCAGGAGGGCAAGGTCCGCCACCTGGGCCTGAGCGAGGTGACCGGACCCGAGCTGCGCGAGGCGTACGCGGTGCACCCGATCGCCGCGCTCCAGTCCGAGTGGTCGCTCTTCTCCCGCGACGTGGAGCGCAGCGCGGTCGGCGCGGCGGCCGAGCTCGGCGTCACCCTGGTGCCCTACTCGCCGCTCGGCCGCGGCTTCCTCACCGGCGCGTTCGCCGACGCCTCCAAGGAGCTGTCCGCCGCGGACTTCCGCCGCGGGCAGCCCCGCTTCAGCGGCGAGAACGCGGCCCGCAACGCGGCCCTGCTCGACCCGGTCCGGACGATCGCCGAGGAACACGGGGCGAGCCCCGCGCAGATCGCCCTCGCCTGGGTCCAGCAGCGCGCCGCCGTGCACGGCCTGGACGTCGTCCCCATCCCGGGCACCCGCAAGCGCTCCCGCCTGCGGGAGAACGCGGCCGCCACCCGGATCACCCTGACCGCCGACCAGCTCGCCGCCCTGGAGCCGATCGCCGCCCGGGTCGCGGGCGACCGCTACCCGGACATGACCTTCACCGCGGCGTCCCGGGAGGTCTGA
- a CDS encoding alpha/beta hydrolase: MRRFTRTLVAAALTATVVAGTAGWASGSSQQPVTGVPVGTVEWRADGLPDPARMTPGQTAAYFGSLSPRRQRELAAAHPTVVGNLDGAPLALRYAANARTTGTRFAGQQVLAYDPRGRGQAVLVYGDLAKAAHVAVLVPGSDIDAGNLAPLTRKATALREATGGRTAVVAWAGYTTPVGVGLDAATGDLAEAGAGRLSRFTEGLAAVGAAEPSVFCHSYGSVVCGIAAPAIEARDLVVLGSPGMRADTASALGTTARVWAAKDPTDWIDRVPHVRVAGLGHGTDPTAPEFGARRIAAGDALGHDGYFAPGTESLRAFAAIAEGDVR; this comes from the coding sequence ATGCGCCGCTTCACGAGGACCCTGGTCGCCGCCGCGCTCACCGCGACCGTGGTGGCCGGGACCGCAGGCTGGGCTTCCGGCAGCAGCCAGCAGCCCGTGACGGGGGTGCCGGTCGGCACCGTGGAGTGGCGGGCCGACGGGCTGCCCGACCCGGCGCGCATGACACCCGGTCAGACGGCGGCGTACTTCGGCTCCCTGAGCCCCCGTCGGCAGCGCGAGCTGGCGGCCGCCCACCCCACCGTCGTGGGCAACCTCGACGGCGCCCCGCTCGCGCTGCGCTACGCCGCCAACGCCCGCACCACCGGCACCCGGTTCGCCGGGCAGCAGGTCCTCGCCTACGACCCGCGGGGGCGCGGCCAGGCGGTCCTGGTCTACGGGGACCTGGCGAAGGCCGCGCACGTGGCCGTGCTCGTACCGGGGTCCGACATCGACGCCGGGAACCTCGCGCCGCTCACCCGCAAGGCCACCGCCCTGCGCGAGGCGACCGGCGGCCGGACCGCCGTCGTCGCCTGGGCCGGCTACACCACCCCCGTCGGGGTCGGCCTGGACGCCGCCACCGGGGACCTGGCCGAGGCCGGGGCCGGGCGGCTCAGCCGCTTCACCGAGGGGCTCGCCGCCGTCGGCGCCGCCGAGCCCTCGGTCTTCTGCCACAGCTACGGCTCCGTCGTCTGCGGCATCGCGGCGCCCGCGATCGAGGCCCGCGACCTCGTCGTCCTCGGCTCCCCCGGGATGCGCGCCGACACCGCGTCCGCCCTGGGCACCACCGCCCGGGTGTGGGCCGCCAAGGACCCCACCGACTGGATCGACCGGGTCCCCCACGTCCGGGTGGCCGGCCTCGGCCACGGCACCGACCCCACCGCCCCCGAGTTCGGCGCCCGCCGGATCGCCGCCGGCGACGCCCTGGGCCACGACGGCTACTTCGCCCCCGGGACCGAGTCCCTCCGCGCGTTCGCCGCCATCGCCGAGGGGGATGTCCGATGA
- a CDS encoding acyltransferase family protein yields the protein MKRLAERIEARTPAHRDRAIDGLRALALLAVPTGHWLLGGFTLSDDGAIHNASPLSAFGGLAPASWILQMLGIFFLVGGYASVLSFRRHEGPVRDWLKGRLARLGRPVLGVTAVWAALLPLLHYGFGVPGDTLRTASTLVVQPLWFVGVYTVVTALTPYCVRAARRLGVWAAAPLLGSVAVVDLLRYGPYADAVPSWLSVLNILPGWLFAYQLGVSWGEGRVTRRHAWGLLIGGAALFAALLVWFGYPASMVGVPGEARTNSHPPSLLVLALAATQSGAAILLRDRLGKLLRRPALWAPVVVVNLSAMTILCWHQTAMLAAAIPASYAGEITGLVGAPDSVGWILARLAWMPLFAGLLVLIGRYARGFESPWTGTGTARRALAGVLAAGFAVFALGLA from the coding sequence ATGAAGCGGCTCGCCGAGAGGATCGAGGCCCGCACCCCCGCCCACCGCGACCGCGCGATCGACGGGCTGCGCGCCCTCGCCCTGCTCGCCGTGCCCACCGGGCACTGGCTGCTCGGCGGGTTCACGCTCTCCGACGACGGCGCGATCCACAACGCCAGCCCGCTGTCCGCCTTCGGCGGGCTCGCCCCGGCCAGCTGGATCCTCCAGATGCTGGGCATCTTCTTCCTGGTCGGCGGCTACGCCTCGGTGCTCTCCTTCCGCCGCCACGAGGGGCCGGTCCGCGACTGGCTCAAGGGCCGGCTGGCCCGGCTCGGCCGACCGGTGCTCGGCGTGACCGCCGTGTGGGCGGCGCTGCTGCCACTGCTGCACTACGGGTTCGGGGTGCCGGGCGACACCCTGCGGACCGCGTCCACGCTGGTCGTCCAGCCGCTGTGGTTCGTCGGCGTGTACACGGTCGTCACCGCGCTCACCCCGTACTGCGTCCGGGCCGCCCGCCGGCTCGGGGTGTGGGCCGCGGCCCCGCTGCTCGGCTCCGTCGCCGTCGTCGACCTGCTGCGCTACGGGCCGTACGCCGACGCCGTGCCGTCCTGGCTGAGCGTGCTCAACATCCTGCCCGGCTGGCTCTTCGCCTATCAGCTCGGCGTCTCCTGGGGCGAGGGCCGGGTCACCCGGCGGCACGCCTGGGGGCTGCTGATCGGCGGCGCCGCGCTCTTCGCCGCGCTGCTGGTCTGGTTCGGCTACCCCGCCTCGATGGTCGGCGTCCCCGGCGAGGCCCGCACCAACTCGCACCCGCCGTCGCTGCTCGTGCTCGCCCTGGCCGCCACCCAGAGCGGCGCCGCGATCCTGCTGCGGGACCGGCTCGGGAAGCTGCTGCGGCGGCCCGCGCTCTGGGCGCCGGTGGTCGTGGTCAACCTGTCCGCGATGACGATCCTGTGCTGGCACCAGACGGCGATGCTGGCGGCCGCGATCCCCGCCTCGTACGCCGGTGAGATCACCGGCCTGGTCGGCGCGCCCGACTCGGTCGGCTGGATCCTGGCCCGGTTGGCCTGGATGCCGCTCTTCGCCGGGCTGCTCGTCCTGATCGGGCGGTACGCACGGGGCTTCGAGTCGCCGTGGACGGGGACGGGAACCGCCAGGCGCGCCCTCGCGGGCGTCCTGGCGGCGGGGTTCGCGGTCTTCGCGCTGGGCCTGGCGTGA
- a CDS encoding MerR family transcriptional regulator, producing the protein MSLIESTTPQVRKDRYTISEVAALTGLSAHTLRWYERIGLMPHVDRSHTGQRRFTGRDLDWLAFVGKLRLTGMSVADMVRYAELVREGEHTHPERRELLETTRRDVLVRIAELQDTLAVLDLKIGYYGDQTTTCGEATS; encoded by the coding sequence ATGAGCTTGATCGAGAGCACGACACCGCAGGTGCGGAAGGACCGCTACACGATCAGTGAGGTGGCCGCCCTGACCGGACTCTCGGCGCACACCCTGCGCTGGTACGAGCGGATCGGCCTCATGCCGCACGTCGACCGCTCGCACACCGGCCAGCGCCGTTTCACCGGGCGGGACCTGGACTGGCTGGCGTTCGTGGGCAAGCTGCGGCTGACCGGGATGTCGGTGGCGGACATGGTGCGGTACGCGGAGCTGGTGCGGGAGGGCGAGCACACCCACCCCGAGCGCCGTGAGCTCCTGGAGACCACCCGGCGCGACGTCCTGGTCCGGATCGCCGAGCTGCAGGACACCCTCGCGGTGCTCGACCTCAAGATCGGCTACTACGGCGACCAGACGACCACATGCGGAGAGGCCACCTCATGA
- a CDS encoding sensor histidine kinase encodes MKDEQRRRPRMRQAGDRAGAVLRGTRTGASSAVRTAGARAGGLLRTVGTGASGPLRAVGTRANGLLRAVWAWASGLLQGIGVALTTPTGPGEALGARAASPWVRLLPYGIALAFVAPLLPVTITVLVQDYQVNGAVAGALATAQTAPLVLAVTRPLQAWWVIFTADVAGGFVMLGADGVDGRPWPWTPMVVVGYLALMLALGLRESRRALIGVWLMTGAAATVFEIVSPKRAGGITLLLFVLSGAVLMITATLRGRGEAERRLVEQETISEAERARRTLLEERARIARELHDVVAHHMSVITVQADSAPYRIPELPDAAREEFASIAAGARESLAEMRRLLVVLRSEGAEGERAPQPGLDRVQQLIEATVRAGVPAELSLAADLGDVPQAVDLSAYRIVQEALANVVRHAPGAATRVSVRPDGEGWLNVLVVNGPAAERGAPVEGGSGTGHGLVGMRERVRLTGGSLDTGPLPDGGFRVAARLPLGTTDS; translated from the coding sequence ATGAAGGACGAACAGCGGCGTCGGCCGCGCATGCGACAGGCCGGGGACCGCGCGGGTGCGGTGCTCCGGGGGACCCGGACCGGGGCGAGCAGCGCCGTCCGCACGGCCGGGGCCCGGGCCGGCGGGCTGCTCCGCACGGTCGGGACCGGGGCGAGCGGGCCGCTCCGCGCGGTCGGGACCCGGGCGAACGGGCTGCTCCGCGCGGTCTGGGCCTGGGCGAGCGGGCTGCTCCAGGGGATCGGGGTGGCCCTCACCACGCCGACCGGTCCCGGCGAGGCGCTGGGCGCGCGGGCGGCCTCCCCGTGGGTGCGGCTGCTGCCGTACGGGATCGCGCTGGCGTTCGTCGCCCCGCTGCTGCCCGTCACGATCACCGTGCTCGTCCAGGACTACCAGGTCAACGGCGCCGTCGCCGGGGCGCTGGCCACCGCGCAGACCGCGCCCCTGGTGCTCGCCGTCACCCGGCCCCTCCAGGCCTGGTGGGTGATCTTCACGGCGGACGTCGCCGGCGGCTTCGTCATGCTCGGCGCCGACGGGGTCGACGGGCGGCCCTGGCCGTGGACGCCGATGGTCGTGGTCGGCTACCTCGCGCTGATGCTCGCCCTCGGCCTGCGCGAGTCCCGGCGCGCCCTCATCGGGGTGTGGCTGATGACCGGGGCCGCCGCGACCGTCTTCGAGATCGTCTCGCCGAAGCGGGCGGGCGGCATCACGCTGCTGCTCTTCGTGCTCAGCGGCGCCGTGCTGATGATCACCGCGACCCTGCGCGGTCGCGGCGAGGCCGAGCGGCGGCTGGTCGAGCAGGAGACCATCAGCGAGGCCGAACGCGCCCGCCGCACCCTCCTGGAGGAGCGGGCCAGGATCGCCCGCGAGCTGCACGACGTGGTCGCCCACCACATGTCGGTGATCACCGTGCAGGCGGACTCCGCCCCGTACCGCATCCCCGAACTGCCGGACGCGGCCCGCGAGGAGTTCGCCTCGATCGCGGCCGGGGCCCGCGAGTCGCTCGCCGAGATGCGGCGGCTGCTCGTGGTGCTGCGCAGCGAGGGCGCGGAGGGCGAGCGGGCCCCGCAGCCGGGGCTCGACCGGGTGCAGCAGCTGATCGAGGCGACGGTGCGGGCCGGGGTGCCGGCCGAGCTGTCCCTCGCCGCCGACCTGGGGGACGTGCCGCAGGCGGTGGACCTCTCGGCGTACCGGATCGTGCAGGAGGCCCTGGCCAACGTCGTCCGGCACGCCCCGGGCGCCGCCACCCGGGTGTCCGTCCGCCCGGACGGCGAGGGCTGGCTGAACGTGCTGGTCGTCAACGGGCCCGCCGCGGAACGGGGTGCGCCCGTCGAGGGCGGTTCCGGCACCGGGCACGGACTCGTCGGGATGCGCGAGCGCGTACGGTTGACCGGCGGCTCGCTCGACACCGGGCCGCTGCCGGACGGGGGCTTCCGGGTCGCCGCCCGGCTGCCGCTGGGTACGACCGACAGCTGA
- a CDS encoding response regulator, which produces MTIRVIIVDDQAMVRAGFAALLAAQPDIDVVGEAPDGRQGVDVARSTHPDVVLMDVRMPELDGLAAAREILNPPPGVVHRPKVLMLTTFDVDDYVYEALRAGASGFLLKDAPPADLIAAVRIVAAGEALLAPSVTRRLIADFAASKPAPRADRAALRLNGLTPRETEVLELIARGLSNQEIADHLVLAEQTVKTHIGRVLAKLDLRDRAQAVVFAYESGLVTPGQGR; this is translated from the coding sequence GTGACCATTCGCGTGATCATCGTCGACGACCAGGCCATGGTGCGGGCGGGGTTCGCCGCGCTGCTCGCCGCGCAGCCCGACATCGACGTGGTGGGCGAGGCGCCGGACGGCCGGCAGGGCGTGGACGTGGCCCGCTCCACCCACCCGGACGTGGTCCTCATGGACGTGCGGATGCCGGAGCTCGACGGGCTCGCGGCGGCGCGCGAGATCCTGAACCCCCCGCCGGGCGTGGTCCACCGCCCCAAGGTGCTCATGCTCACCACCTTCGACGTGGACGACTACGTGTACGAGGCGCTGCGCGCCGGCGCCTCCGGCTTCCTCCTGAAGGACGCGCCGCCGGCCGACCTGATCGCGGCGGTCCGGATCGTGGCGGCCGGCGAGGCGCTGCTGGCGCCCTCCGTGACCCGGCGGCTGATCGCCGACTTCGCCGCCTCGAAGCCCGCTCCCCGCGCCGACCGGGCCGCGCTGCGGCTCAACGGGCTGACCCCGCGCGAGACGGAGGTCCTGGAGCTGATCGCCCGGGGCCTGTCGAACCAGGAGATCGCCGACCACCTGGTGCTCGCCGAGCAGACCGTGAAGACCCACATCGGCCGGGTGCTGGCCAAGCTGGACCTGCGCGACCGGGCGCAGGCGGTCGTCTTCGCTTACGAGTCGGGGCTCGTGACCCCGGGCCAGGGACGCTAG